In the Eptesicus fuscus isolate TK198812 chromosome 12, DD_ASM_mEF_20220401, whole genome shotgun sequence genome, one interval contains:
- the ZNFX1 gene encoding NFX1-type zinc finger-containing protein 1, producing MEDRRPCPDVRPRNPHTNHRGPMDGELPPRARNQANNPPANALRGGANQLGRHPRANNQLGPYWQREELRFAAMGRNPHPERRNRRGRANEEPRGQRHGQENDTRQRNGSQEERNRRPPWSDENFQQWRIPHQKPAEQPQQVKKLGYKFLESLLQKDPSEVVITLATSLGLKELLSHSFMKPNFLELICQVLRKACSSRMDRQSILHVLGILKNSKFLKVCLPTYVVGMITEPIPDIRNQYPEHISNIISLLQELVSVFPASSVQETSMLISLLPASLNALRASGVDIEEETEKNLEKLQAIIKHLQEKRREDTLREDTYTLVQPKAEDNVDSYRTMPIYPTYNEVHLDEKPFLRPNIISGKYESTAIYLDTHFRLLREDFVRPLREGILELLQSFEDQGLRKRKFDDIRIYFDTRIISPVCASSGIVYKVQFDTKPLKFVRWQNSKRLLYGSLVCMSKDNFETFLFATVSNREQEDLYQGFVQLCFNEQSQQLLAEVQPSDSFLMVETTAYFEAYRHVLEGLQEIQQEDVPFQRNIVECDSHVKEPRYLLMGGRYDFTPLIKNPSDTGESLRNAEGLRYLRVNVLDPRQWPSKEALKLDDSQMEALQFALTKELAIIQGPPGTGKTYVGLKIVQALLTNETVWQISLQKFPILVVCYTNHALDQFLEGIYKCQKPSIVRVGGRSSSELLKQFTLRELRNKREFRRNLPMHLRRAYMSIMTQMKESEQELHIGARTLECTMRGVVREQYLEKYISFQHWKSLISGPVQDSEWVCFQGGKHSMMLEWLGLGVVSFTQSVAPAGPENIAQAEGDEEEEEEGEEEGSLIEIAEEADLIQADRVIEEEEVVRPRRRKKEENGAVQELAKLLLATRIENSGPGSAAGQEQAAGEWETQRSQKKKMKKKMKYELRKLNTMTEAEANEIQDVWQLDLNSRWQLYRLWLQKYQADTRRKILNFEHHYRTSAERMAELRLQEDLHILKDAQVIGMTTTGAAKYRQILQKVEPRIVIVEEAAEVLEAHTIATLSKACQHLILIGDHQQLRPSANVYDLAKNFNLEVSLFERLVKVNIPFVRLNSQHRMRPEIARLLTPHIYQDLENHPSVLKYEKIKGVASNLFFIEHNFPEQEIQEGKSHQNQHEAHFVVELCKYFLCQEYLPSQITILTTYTGQLFCLRKLMPAKTFAGVKVHVVDKYQGEENDIIILSLVRSNQEGKVGFLQIPNRICVALSRAKKGMYCIGNMQMLAKVPLWSKIIHTLRENNEIGQALQLCCQNHPDTHTLVSKASDFQKVPEGGCSLPCEFRLGCGHVCTRACHPYDSLHKEFQCMKPCQKVICQDGHRCPLVCFQECQPCQVKVPKIILRCGHEQMVPCSMPESEFCCQEPCPKILKCGHRCSHPCGEFCVQLCSEMVTVKLKCGHNQQVKCGNVEDLKYGLPVKCTTKCGTILDCGHPCPGSCHNCFEGRFHERCQQPCKRLLICSHKCQEPCIGECPPCQRTCQNRCVHSQCKKKCGELCSPCVEPCVWRCQHYKCTKLCCEPCNRPPCYVPCTKLLACGHPCIGLCGEPCPKKCRVCHQEEVTQIFFGFEDEPDARFVQLEDCSHMFEVQALDRYMNEQKDDEVAIRLKVCPICQVPIRKNLRYGTSIKQRLEEIEIVKEKIQGSAGEIATSRERLQALLERKSLLQQLLPEDFLMLMEKLAQKNLSVKDLSLVENSISFYDHLAGLLDSLKKVHSSEQRKVRTRLEQVHEWLAKKRLSFTSQELDDLQSEIQRLTYLVNLLARWKMAEGKVSSAVAEEIWSVRRILEGTCKFTKDDEHIVQKKMEALKATLPCSGLGISEKERVQIIKAMGFPRGHWFKCPNGHIYVIGDCGGAMQRGTCPECKEVIGGVNHTLERSNQLASEMDGAEHPAWSDTANNLMNFEEIQRMM from the exons ATGGAGGACCGAAGACCTTGTCCGGATGTCAGGCCCAGGAATCCCCATACCAACCACAGAG GGCCTATGGATGGTGAATTACCACCAAGAGCTAGAAATCAGGCCAATAATCCACCAGCCAATGCTCTCAGAGGAGGAGCCAACCAACTGGGAAGGCATCCTAGGGCCAACAACCAACTTGGTCCTTACTGGCAAAGAGAAGAGCTTAGGTTTGCGGCCATGGGAAGGAACCCACATCCAGAAAGGAGGAACCGTAGGGGACGTGCCAATGAGGAACCTAGAGGCCAAAGACATGGTCAGGAGAATGACACCAGACAGAGAAATGGCAGTCAGGAGGAAAGGAACCGCAGACCACCGTGGTCTGATGAAAACTTCCAACAGTGGCGGATCCCTCACCAGAAGCCTGCGGAACAGCCACAGCAGGTGAAGAAACTGGGCTATAAGTTCCTAGAAAGCCTTCTGCAGAAAGACCCTTCTGAGGTGGTCATTACACTTGCCACAAGTTTAGGACTGAAGGagcttctttctcattcttttatgAAACCCAACTTCCTTGAGCTCATTTGTCAGGTTCTTCGGAAGGCTTGTAGTTCCAGAATGGATCGCCAGAGTATTCTCCATGTCCTGGGCATATTGAAGAATTCAAAATTCCTCAAAGTCTGCCTGCCAACTTATGTGGTAGGGATGATCACTGAACCCATCCCTGACATTCGAAACCAGTATCCAGAACACATTAGCAACATTATCTCCCTCCTCCAGGAGCTCGTAAGTGTCTTCCCTGCCAGTTCTGTGCAGGAAACTTCCATGCTCATTTCCCTCCTGCCAGCTTCTCTTAATGCTTTGAGAGCCTCTGGTGTTGACATAGAAGAGGAGACTGAGAAGAACCTGGAAAAGTTGCAGGCCATCATCAAACATTTGCAGGAAAAGAGGCGAGAGGACACTTTAAGAGAAGATACCTACACTTTAGTACAGCCCAAGGCAGAAGACAATGTTGATAGCTACCGGACCATGCCCATTTACCCTACCTACAATGAGGTGCACTTGGATGAGAAACCATTCCTTCGCCCCAACATCATTTCTGGAAAATATGAGAGCACTGCTATCTATCTGGATACTCACTTCCGACTACTTAGAGAAGATTTTGTCAGGCCCCTACGAGAAGGCATTTTGGAACTTCTCCAAAGCTTTGAAGACCAAGGTCTGAGGAAGAGAAAGTTTGATGACATTCGAATCTACTTTGATACCAGGATTATCAGTCCTGTATGTGCATCATCAGGCATTGTATATAAGGTGCAGTTTGACACAAAACCACTGAAGTTTGTTCGCTGGCAAAATTCCAAGCGATTACTCTATGGGTCCTTGGTGTGCATGTCCAAGGAcaattttgaaacatttctttttgCCACAGTGTCTAACCGGGAGCAGGAGGATCTCTACCAAGGATTTGTCCAGCTCTGCTTCAATGAGCAGAGCCAACAGCTACTAGCAGAGGTCCAGCCCTCTGACTCTTTCCTAATGGTGGAGACAACCGCATATTTTGAGGCCTATAGGCATGTCCTGGAAGGTCTCCAGGAGATCCAACAGGAAGACGTCCCCTTCCAGAGAAACATTGTGGAATGTGACTCTCATGTGAAGGAGCCAAGGTACTTGCTAATGGGAGGTAGATATGATTTCACTCCCTTAATAAAGAATCCTTCAGACACCGGGGAATCTCTGAGGAATGCTGAGGGCTTGAGGTATCTCAGAGTTAATGTCTTAGACCCCAGACAGTGGCCCTCCAAAGAAGCCCTGAAGCTGGATGACTCCCAGATGGAAGCTTTGCAGTTTGCTCTCACAAAGGAACTGGCTATTATTCAAGGACCTCCTGGAACAG gCAAAACCTATGTGGGTCTAAAAATTGTTCAGGCCCTTCTTACCAATGAGACTGTTTGGCAAATTAGCCTCCAGAAGTTCCCCATCTTGGTTGTGTGTTATACTAATCATGCTTTGGATCAGTTTTTGGAAG GTATCTACAAGTGTCAAAAGCCCAGCATCGTGCGGGTAGGTGGAAGGAGCAGCAGTGAGCTCTTGAAGCAATTTACGCTGAGGGAACTGAGGAACAAGCGGGAATTCCGCCGAAATCTCCCCATGCACCTTCGGAGGGCCTACATGAGT ATCATGACACAAATGAAGGAGTCAGAACAAGAGCTGCATATAGGGGCCCGGACTCTGGAGTGCACCATGCGTGGCGTAGTACGGGAACAGTACCTGGAGAAGTACATTTCCTTCCAGCACTGGAAAAGCCTGATAAGTGGACCAGTACAG GATAGTGAATGGGTTTGCTTCCAAGGCGGGAAGCATTCCATGATGCTGGAGTGGCTGGGTCTGGGTGTCGTTTCTTTCACCCAAAGTGTTGCTCCAGCGGGACCTGAAAATATAG CCCAGGCAGaaggagatgaggaggaggaggaagaaggagaagaggagggttCTCTGATTGAGATCGCAGAGGAGGCTGACCTGATTCAAGCAGACCGGGTGATtgaggaggaagaggtggtgAGACCCCGGCGGcggaagaaggaagagaatggGGCAGTCCAGGAATTGGCTAAATTGCTTCTGGCCACGAGGATAGAAAACAGTGGCCCTGGATCAGCAGCTGGGCAGGAGCAAGCCGCAGGAGAATGGGAG ACCCAGCGtagccagaaaaagaaaatgaagaagaaaatgaaatatgagcTTCGCAAACTGAACACCATGACTGAGGCTGAGGCCAATGAAATCCAGGATGTTTGGCAGCTGGACCTGAATTCTCGCTGGCAGCTTTATAG GCTGTGGCTACAGAAGTATCAGGCTGACACCCGCCGAAAGATCCTCAACTTTGAGCACCACTACCGCACATCAGCAGAGAGAATGGCTGAGCTGAGACTCCAGGAAGACCTGCACATTCTGAAAGATGCCCAGGTCATAGGAATGACAACCACAG GTGCTGCCAAATATCGCCAGATTCTGCAGAAGGTAGAGCCTCGGATTGTCATTGTGGAAGAGGCTGCTGAAGTCCTTGAGGCCCACACCATTGCCACATTGAGCAAAGCTTGCCAGCACCTCATTCTGATTGGGGACCACCAGCAG CTGCGCCCCAGTGCCAATGTGTATGATCTCGCCAAGAATTTTAACCTTGAGGTGTCCCTCTTTGAACGGCTGGTGAAAGTAAACATTCCCTTTGTCCGTCTGAATTCCCAG CACCGCATGCGCCCTGAAATTGCCCGGCTTTTGACACCCCACATTTACCAGGATCTAGAGAACCATCCCTCTGTTCTCAAATATGAGAAGATTAAG gGGGTCGCTTCTAACCTTTTCTTTATAGAACACAACTTTCCTGAACAGGAAATCCAAGAAGGCAAAAGCCACCAAAACCAGCACGAGGCTCACTTTGTGGTGGAGCTGTGCAAGTACTTCCTGTGCCAGGAATACCTGCCCTCCCAGATCACCATCCTCACCACCTACACCGGGCAGCTGTTCTGTCTGCGCAAACTCATGCCAGCTAAGACATTTGCTGGTGTCAAGGTACACGTGGTGGACAAATACCAAGGGGAAGAGAATGACATCATTATCCTCTCACTAGTGCGGAGCAACCAGGAAGGCAAAGTAGGTTTTCTCCAGATACCCAACCGCATCTGTGTGGCCTTGTCCCGTGCCAAGAAGGGAATGTACTGTATTGGAAACATGCAGATGCTGGCCAAAGTACCTTTGTGGAGCAAGATCATCCATACCCTTCGAGAGAATAATGAAATAGGCCAAGCACTCCAGCTGTGCTGCCAGAACCACCCTGATACCCACACTTTAGTATCCAAAGCTTCTGACTTCCAAAAAGTTCCAGAAGGAGGCTGTAGTCTCCCCTGTGAGTTCCGACTGGGCTGTGGGCATGTCTGCACCCGTGCCTGCCACCCCTACGACTCTTTGCACAAGGAGTTCCAGTGTATGAAGCCATGCCAGAAGGTTATCTGCCAAGACGGGCATCGATGCCCCCTTGTTTGCTTCCAGGAATGTCAGCCTTGTCAGGTGAAGGTGCCCAAAATCATTCTTCGGTGTGGCCATGAACAAATGGTCCCTTGTTCCATGCCTGAGTCAGAATTTTGCTGCCAAGAGCCTTGCCCCAAAATTCTGAAATGTGGGCACAGATGCAGCCACCCATGTGGTGAATTTTGTGTACAGTTGTGTTCAGAAATGGTCACCGTGAAACTCAAGTGTGGGCACAATCAACAGGTGAAGTGTGGTAATGTAGAAGACCTCAAGTATGGCCTACCAGTCAAGTGCACCACCAAGTGTGGCACCATCTTGGACTGTGGGCATCCTTGCCCTGGCTCCTGCCACAACTGCTTTGAAGGGCGCTTTCATGAgcgctgccagcagccctgcaagcGACTGCTCATCTGTTCACACAAGTGCCAGGAGCCGTGCATTGGTGAGTGCCCACCCTGCCAGCGGACCTGTCAGAACCGCTGTGTCCACAGCCAGTGCAAGAAGAAATGTGGGGAACTGTGTAGCCCCTGCGTGGAACCCTGTGTTTGGCGCTGCCAACATTACAAGTGCACCAAACTCTGCTGTGAGCCCTGCAATCGACCCCCATGCTATGTGCCTTGCACTAAGCTGCTGGCTTGTGGCCACCCCTGCATTGGTTTGTGTGGAGAGCCGTGTCCTAAGAAGTGCCGTGTCTGCCACCAGGAGGAAGTCACTCAAATTTTCTTTGGCTTTGAGGATGAGCCTGATGCCCGCTTTGTGCAGCTGGAAGACTGCAGCCACATGTTTGAGGTTCAAGCCCTGGATCGCTACATGAATGAGCAGAAGGATGATGAAGTTGCCATCAGATTGAAAGTCTGCCCTATCTGCCAGGTGCCCATACGCAAAAACCTGAGGTATGGAACCAGCATCAAACAGCGGCTGGAAGAGATTGAAATAGTCAAAGAAAAGATCCAGGGCTCTGCAGGGGAAATTGCAACCAGCCGGGAACGACTTCAGGCCCTGCTGGAGAGGAAGAGCCTCCTTCAGCAGCTGCTTCCCGAAGACTTCCTGATGTTGATGGAGAAGCTGGCCCAGAAAAATCTGTCAGTGAAGGACTTGAGCCTTGTTGAGAATTCCATCAGCTTCTATGACCACTTGGCTGGACTGTTGGATTCCCTGAAAAAGGTGCATTCCTCAGAACAAAGAAAAGTGAGGACTCGACTAGAACAGGTCCATGAGTGGCTAGCCAAGAAGCGTTTGAGCTTCACAAGCCAGGAATTGGATGACCTCCAAAGTGAAATCCAGAGGCTCACATACCTGGTGAACCTCCTGGCCCGCTGGAAGATGGCAGAGGGGAAAGTGAGCAGTGCCGTAGCAGAAGAGATCTGGAGTGTCCGCAGGATCCTTGAAGGAACATGTAAGTTCACCAAGGATGATGAACACATTgtgcagaaaaaaatggaagctcTGAAAGCTACCCTTCCCTGCTCTGGCCTAGGCATCTCAGAGAAAGAGCGTGTACAGATCATCAAAGCCATGGGTTTTCCTCGTGGCCACTGGTTCAAGTGTCCCAATGGCCACATCTATGTGATTGGCGATTGTGGGGGAGCCATGCAGAGGGGCACGTGTCCTGAATGTAAGGAAGTGATTGGGGGCGTAAATCATACTCTGGAAAGGAGTAACCAGCTTGCTTCTGAGATGGATGGAGCCGAGCATCCTGCCTGGTCCGACACGGCCAACAACCTGATGAACTTTGAGGAGATCCAGAGGATGATGTAG